One stretch of Bosea vaviloviae DNA includes these proteins:
- a CDS encoding GIY-YIG nuclease family protein gives MPEFEGDRSGADSFLRRHPGQFYVYVLCRPDGRPFYVGKGLNRRAFEHEAEALRRHPIGEANPFKCNVIRKIVREGGSVRYRIDSFFDQERQMSCLEREAALILEYRRLHEGGVLTNLAGGLGNLSGAAPFSLGRHAATLSGEPENNPARATLNRFLQGIGPVGSVPIKPVAQISRILSTTPHPNPRSPTVRCAYALIASASATATRFVTDVSIPRTFEYQGVQAVIENGVARDLLKAGMASLMPAADPKAERFVLTHAQVELLMGLYGSEALVARGLL, from the coding sequence TTGCCAGAGTTCGAAGGTGACCGTTCGGGCGCGGACAGCTTCCTGAGGAGGCATCCGGGGCAGTTCTACGTCTACGTGCTGTGCAGGCCGGACGGGCGTCCATTTTATGTTGGCAAGGGGCTCAACCGACGCGCCTTCGAGCATGAGGCGGAAGCGTTGCGCCGTCATCCGATCGGAGAGGCCAATCCGTTTAAATGCAATGTGATCCGGAAGATTGTTCGCGAGGGCGGTTCCGTGCGTTACCGGATCGACTCCTTCTTTGATCAAGAGCGGCAGATGTCGTGCCTCGAACGGGAGGCGGCACTGATCCTCGAATACAGGCGCCTTCATGAGGGCGGGGTCCTTACGAACTTGGCCGGCGGCTTAGGCAATCTGTCCGGAGCCGCACCGTTCAGCCTGGGTCGTCATGCGGCGACGTTATCCGGTGAGCCGGAGAACAACCCGGCGCGCGCCACGCTCAACCGGTTCCTGCAAGGCATCGGACCGGTCGGGAGCGTGCCGATCAAGCCGGTCGCGCAAATCTCCAGAATATTGTCGACGACCCCGCATCCAAATCCAAGATCGCCCACAGTCCGGTGTGCCTACGCGCTCATAGCGAGCGCATCGGCGACTGCCACGCGGTTCGTCACCGACGTCTCGATCCCGAGAACGTTCGAATACCAGGGCGTGCAGGCGGTCATCGAGAATGGGGTGGCGCGCGACCTGCTCAAGGCGGGAATGGCCAGCTTGATGCCGGCCGCCGATCCCAAGGCCGAACGGTTCGTCCTGACCCACGCTCAGGTCGAACTGCTAATGGGGCTCTACGGCTCCGAGGCGCTCGTCGCGCGCGGCTTGCTATGA
- a CDS encoding GmrSD restriction endonuclease domain-containing protein, translating into MAIFTTTAYPLSSLVEDIELGKIGLPDIQRPFVWPNKNVRNLFDSLYRGYPAGYLLFWETGAEGAMKTIGTKEHQKAPSLAIVDGQQRLTSLFAVVKGREVLRANFRKERIKIAFNPLQERFDVTDASIVKDKAYIPDISVLWSPEFSVFDFADTFIDELKAVRELSSEESRRAKSAIGKLLNLPQYSFTALTLNASVDAEVVAEVFVRINGEGKKLNQADFIMTLMSVFWDEGRAELERFAQDASMANQGQPTGYNHFLKPSPDQMLRVTVGLGLKRARLQNVYSVLRGRDAVTGEVDVAKRDAQFALLTQAQSRSLNLSNWHHFLGALTLAGYRHEGMISSQTAIVYSYVLYLIGLVDHGVDKQDLRQAIAEFFFMASLTGRYTSSPETKFDFDLAQLRGLPDASTYLSRLRQICATTLTNDYWEISLPSDLATSAGRSPSRFAYQASLILLGARALYSPLKIADMIDPAVKGTKATFEQHHLFPKGYLAKLGVTDLRQVNQIANYAVVEWPDNLKISHQAPAAYAPALHAGFSPKDRDDMLRWHALPVNWWEMPFEDFLRERRVLMARLVRDAYRELCGDVKPSAAVKVSVEELIASGESDAVEFKATLRTNLHTGLVDETMHLAALKTIAGFLNAKGGTLVIGVADDGKVVGLTADNFPNDDKMGLHLVNLIRDRIGALFLPYVHPHFDEQDGERVMVVQCEKGPKPAFLKDGSNQRFFVRGMNATTELSGSAVTDYVKARFP; encoded by the coding sequence TTGGCGATCTTCACGACGACGGCATATCCGCTTTCCTCGCTGGTCGAGGATATCGAACTCGGAAAGATCGGGCTGCCGGACATCCAACGTCCCTTCGTCTGGCCGAACAAGAACGTCCGGAACCTGTTCGACTCGCTCTATCGCGGGTATCCGGCCGGTTACCTGTTGTTTTGGGAAACGGGCGCCGAAGGCGCGATGAAGACGATCGGCACGAAGGAGCATCAGAAGGCTCCCTCGCTCGCGATCGTCGACGGCCAACAACGCCTGACCTCCCTGTTTGCGGTCGTGAAGGGCCGCGAGGTGCTTCGTGCCAACTTCAGGAAGGAACGCATCAAGATCGCCTTCAATCCGCTTCAGGAACGCTTCGACGTCACCGACGCGTCGATCGTCAAGGACAAGGCCTACATCCCCGACATCTCGGTGCTGTGGAGCCCCGAGTTCAGCGTCTTCGACTTTGCGGATACCTTCATCGACGAACTCAAGGCGGTGCGGGAGCTGTCGTCGGAGGAAAGCCGGCGAGCGAAGTCGGCTATCGGAAAGCTGCTAAACCTGCCGCAGTATTCGTTCACCGCCTTGACGCTCAACGCGAGCGTGGACGCCGAGGTCGTGGCCGAGGTCTTCGTCAGGATCAACGGCGAGGGCAAGAAGCTGAACCAGGCCGACTTCATCATGACCCTGATGTCGGTGTTCTGGGACGAGGGGCGCGCCGAGTTGGAGCGCTTCGCGCAGGACGCCTCCATGGCGAACCAAGGTCAGCCGACCGGCTACAACCACTTCCTCAAGCCATCGCCCGACCAGATGCTGCGGGTGACGGTCGGCCTGGGGCTGAAGCGCGCGAGGCTCCAGAACGTCTATAGCGTCCTGCGCGGGCGCGATGCGGTCACCGGCGAAGTCGACGTCGCGAAGCGGGACGCGCAGTTCGCTCTTCTGACCCAGGCCCAGTCGCGTTCGCTCAACCTCTCGAACTGGCATCATTTCCTGGGCGCGCTCACCCTGGCCGGCTATCGCCATGAAGGGATGATCTCGTCGCAGACGGCGATCGTCTACTCCTACGTCCTCTATCTGATCGGCCTAGTCGATCACGGCGTCGACAAGCAGGACCTCCGACAAGCGATAGCCGAGTTCTTCTTCATGGCGTCGCTCACAGGCCGGTATACCAGCAGCCCGGAGACGAAATTCGACTTCGACTTGGCGCAGTTGCGCGGGCTGCCGGACGCGTCGACCTATCTGTCGCGATTGCGCCAGATCTGCGCGACTACCCTGACGAACGATTACTGGGAAATCTCGCTTCCGAGCGACCTGGCGACCTCCGCGGGCAGGAGCCCCTCGCGGTTCGCCTATCAGGCTTCGTTGATCCTGCTCGGGGCGAGGGCGCTCTACAGCCCGCTAAAGATCGCCGACATGATCGACCCGGCCGTGAAGGGAACGAAGGCCACCTTCGAGCAGCACCACCTCTTTCCGAAGGGCTACCTGGCGAAGCTGGGCGTGACGGATCTTCGTCAGGTCAACCAGATCGCGAATTACGCCGTGGTGGAATGGCCGGACAATCTCAAGATCAGCCATCAGGCGCCGGCCGCCTACGCGCCGGCATTGCACGCCGGCTTCTCCCCCAAGGATCGCGACGACATGTTGCGGTGGCATGCGCTGCCGGTGAACTGGTGGGAGATGCCCTTCGAGGACTTTCTCCGCGAGCGCCGCGTGTTGATGGCTCGGCTGGTGCGGGACGCCTATCGCGAACTCTGCGGCGACGTGAAGCCCTCCGCAGCAGTGAAGGTCTCCGTCGAGGAGTTGATCGCGTCTGGCGAGAGCGACGCCGTCGAGTTCAAGGCGACGCTTCGGACGAACCTGCACACGGGGCTCGTCGACGAGACGATGCATCTTGCCGCGCTCAAGACCATCGCCGGATTCCTCAACGCCAAGGGCGGCACCCTGGTCATCGGTGTCGCCGACGACGGCAAGGTCGTCGGCCTGACTGCGGACAATTTTCCGAACGACGACAAGATGGGGTTGCATCTTGTCAACCTTATCCGTGACCGCATCGGCGCGCTCTTCCTCCCTTATGTCCATCCTCATTTCGACGAGCAGGACGGCGAGCGGGTCATGGTCGTCCAGTGCGAGAAGGGGCCGAAGCCGGCCTTCCTCAAGGACGGGTCGAACCAGCGGTTCTTCGTCCGTGGGATGAACGCGACGACCGAGCTCTCGGGCAGCGCTGTGACCGATTACGTGAAGGCTAGGTTCCCGTAA
- a CDS encoding toll/interleukin-1 receptor domain-containing protein, whose product MERFDARHGGDLKAQGLDMTDFFISYTGVDREWAEWIAYILEEAGFSTVVQAWDFRPGSNFVLAMQKASETAERTVMVLSPDYLKSEMAAPEWASAFARDPQGLERKLLPIMVRACEPQGLLKAIVQVRIVGMDEDASRQAILSGVNRTRAKPSQRPSFPGAASASEHKHFPGPEIAPTRAPRPLLPRLGVAPTDADRRRFAKRAFASIRATFERNLNQVVEEGNGRLDFDVTDATATDFRAELYLDGGTKGQCRVWLGGMMGENNICFAEGRTSGDACNEILAPSLSGELSLSATMSMGHTDFERRTDMKKLTPEQAADYLWERFTRAFRSK is encoded by the coding sequence ATGGAACGCTTCGATGCCCGTCACGGCGGGGACTTGAAGGCCCAAGGACTCGACATGACCGACTTCTTCATCAGTTACACGGGTGTCGATAGGGAATGGGCCGAGTGGATCGCCTACATTCTTGAAGAGGCGGGCTTCTCCACCGTCGTTCAGGCATGGGACTTCCGTCCCGGCAGCAATTTCGTCCTTGCGATGCAAAAGGCATCCGAAACCGCCGAGCGAACGGTAATGGTCCTGTCGCCGGATTATCTCAAATCCGAGATGGCGGCGCCGGAATGGGCGAGCGCATTCGCTCGCGACCCGCAGGGATTGGAGCGGAAGCTGCTTCCGATCATGGTGCGCGCATGCGAGCCGCAGGGTCTGCTGAAGGCGATCGTCCAGGTTCGCATCGTCGGCATGGACGAGGATGCGTCAAGGCAAGCGATCCTGTCAGGCGTCAACAGGACGAGGGCCAAGCCATCGCAGCGCCCGAGCTTCCCGGGGGCGGCATCCGCCTCAGAGCACAAGCATTTTCCCGGTCCGGAAATCGCGCCGACAAGGGCGCCCCGGCCATTGCTGCCCCGCCTCGGCGTCGCACCGACCGACGCCGACCGGCGCAGGTTCGCGAAACGAGCGTTCGCCAGCATCCGCGCCACGTTCGAACGCAATCTCAACCAGGTGGTGGAGGAGGGGAACGGTCGACTCGACTTCGATGTTACGGATGCCACGGCAACGGACTTCCGCGCCGAACTCTACCTTGATGGCGGTACCAAGGGCCAATGCCGGGTTTGGCTCGGCGGCATGATGGGCGAAAACAACATTTGTTTCGCCGAAGGCAGGACCAGCGGCGACGCTTGCAATGAGATTCTGGCTCCTTCCTTAAGCGGGGAGCTTTCGTTGTCGGCGACGATGTCGATGGGTCATACGGATTTCGAGAGACGCACGGACATGAAGAAGCTCACGCCGGAGCAGGCCGCCGATTACCTCTGGGAGCGGTTCACGAGGGCTTTCAGGTCGAAATAA